The Streptomyces griseiscabiei genomic sequence GGCGCTCACGCCCGAGCAGTTCGCGGGCCCCGGCACCGCGCACGTCGGTTACGCCGAGTACAACCAGCGCGAACTGCTCAACCGGTGGGCCGACTACCTGGCCACCGAGGACGCCACGGCCGCATCGGTGGAGGTCGGCCAGAGCGGCGACCCCCGCAACCCGCACCCGCAGACCGACACGACGGGAGCTCCGGCATGAGCGTGCAGACCAGGACGTACCGCAGCGGGGTCCATTCCGCGAAGGGCTCCGGTACCCACTCCGAGCAGGCCGTGCTCGGCGCCAAGGCTTCACGGGTGCAGCGTGCGGGAGCCACTCTGCCCTTCCACGACGAGCGTCATCTTGAGGCCCACCAGTGGCTGGTCGACGAGGCGTACCTGCTGGACGCCCAGCAGTACGAGGAGTGGCTGGAGCTGCTCACCGACGACATCCACTACGTGATGCCGGTCCGGGTCACCACCGCGCTCGGCTCGGGCTTCGACACCGCCCCCGGCATGGCCCACTTCGACGAGGACAAGTACTCCCTCTCGCGCCGCGTCGCCCGGTTCCTGACCGAGCACGCCTGGACGGAGGACCCGCCGTCCCGGCTGCGCCACCACCTCACCAACGTCCGCACCTTCGCCACCGACGCACCGGACCACGTGGTGGTGGAGTCCGGCCTGCTGCTCTACCGCAGCCGCGGCGACTACCGGGAGGCGGCCCAGGTGTCCGCCGGCCGGGAGGACCTGCTGCGCCGCACCGAGGACGGA encodes the following:
- a CDS encoding 3-phenylpropionate/cinnamic acid dioxygenase subunit beta, which encodes MSVQTRTYRSGVHSAKGSGTHSEQAVLGAKASRVQRAGATLPFHDERHLEAHQWLVDEAYLLDAQQYEEWLELLTDDIHYVMPVRVTTALGSGFDTAPGMAHFDEDKYSLSRRVARFLTEHAWTEDPPSRLRHHLTNVRTFATDAPDHVVVESGLLLYRSRGDYREAAQVSAGREDLLRRTEDGWKLARRTILVDDSVIRMQNLAVFL